A region of Halococcus agarilyticus DNA encodes the following proteins:
- a CDS encoding Rid family hydrolase yields MDELETDDAPASIGPFSQGIVEGDTIYVSGQGPVDPDTGDVIDGSPDEQTRRTLENVEAVLGAADASLDDVVKTTVYLKDM; encoded by the coding sequence ATGGACGAACTCGAAACCGACGACGCACCGGCAAGCATCGGCCCGTTCTCGCAGGGGATCGTCGAGGGCGACACCATCTACGTCTCGGGCCAGGGACCAGTCGATCCCGACACCGGCGACGTGATCGATGGGTCGCCAGACGAACAGACCCGACGCACGCTCGAAAACGTCGAGGCGGTTCTCGGGGCCGCCGACGCCTCGCTCGACGACGTCGTGAAGACGACGGTCTACCTCAAGGACATGC